The following proteins are encoded in a genomic region of Pseudorca crassidens isolate mPseCra1 chromosome 5, mPseCra1.hap1, whole genome shotgun sequence:
- the CSNK2A2IP gene encoding LOW QUALITY PROTEIN: casein kinase II subunit alpha'-interacting protein (The sequence of the model RefSeq protein was modified relative to this genomic sequence to represent the inferred CDS: inserted 3 bases in 2 codons; substituted 2 bases at 2 genomic stop codons): MDRYRPVRKLAAQQEHKLVPLAYYDQQFVPLERSYQLATSSSLTPQHTDEKQKQPNNQSVVRVESHSNNPAVHPLNSNQKVQRCSILPSAKCQDTISRDLYNRVLKSPLSHSKYQATPSLHLHQRXSLWPNKRGLSSPLSHAKPQITSSLDLTKTSLPEPNQTAWSSQLPFPNPQNTSSLDLCWISPSPKSNRRVSSSSLYALXHQETPSPDYLWTLSSLGPNQRAFSSALPESKPQKASSLDSLXHSLLERNQRCLTSPSFNSTPQTXDLVQTSPSLEPSQMTLSSSLPDSRPQTTPVLSSNSSVLRLTLSNSKERKSPLPHSMHQSKSLPLFQPKTLDRNFRTLGSPVCHSKFQNTTSLSDKHKATDLPSPHPKPNISGPSLLSSKHCIRNIAALTLGSRLQSKSSFGLYEKTEPNKEIQWTLGYIHPCIIKGGTVPDDVVNKIVNSLSKTRIQRDLCRQILFRRMRGRANPHPGPRLSSSYMVCLACASCIKSQCNHLTGRKDPRAATLFVSPAPEATPEGEIEVKLVFILSLPETSFSFPVKENQPDEVPEEHFGGIGKISKFFPTSEPDITKEANVKKTWLTVAPENQAISQQPQAIDWLLYVKESSNPQSQFLLPSSSSSSSSSSSSSSTTPPLPPHPLKESTTSTVSGCVSTKVLSYHRLPPGVSWLEFICSKNHQPLPGKPCPSQSPSPQTRPMRNSTTVKRRKGPKILFKMFQTKVQNERNLD; encoded by the exons CACAAGTTGGTGCCACTAGCATACTATGATCAACAGTTTGTGCCATTAGAACGCTCTTACCAACTGGCCACAAGCAGCTCATTAACACCTCAACAcacagatgaaaaacaaaagcaacccaATAACCAATCTGTGGTCAGAGTAGAATCCCATAGTAATAACCCTGCAGTGCATCCCCTAAACTCTAACCAGAAGGTACAGAGATGCTCAATATTGCCCTCTGCCAAGTGTCAGGACACAATTTCACGGGACCTCTATAACAGGGTTCTGAAATCACCATTATCTCACTCCAAATATCAGGCCACACCTTCACTACACctccaccaga actccctgtGGCCTAATAAGAGAGGCTTGAGCTCACCGTTGTCCCACGCCAAACCTCAGATCACATCTTCACTTGACCTCACCAAGACATCATTGCCAGAGCCCAATCAGACAGCCTGGAGCTCACAATTACCCTTTCCCAATCCTCAGAATACATCTTCCCTAGACCTTTGCTGGATATCACCTTCACCGAAGTCTAATCGAAGGGTCTCAAGTTCATCATTATATGCCCTCTAACATCAAGAAACTCCTTCCCCAGACTACCTATGGACATTGTCATCTTTGGGACCTAATCAAAGAGCCTTTAGCTCAGCGTTACCCGAGTCTAAGCCTCAGAAAGCGTCTTCATTGGATAGCCTTTGACACTCTTTGTTAGAGCGCAATCAAAGATGTTTGACCTCACCATCATTCAACTCTACACCTCAAAC CGACTTGGTTCagacatcaccttctttggagcCCAGTCAGATGACTCTGAGCTCATCGTTACCTGATTCCAGACCTCAGACAACACCTGTATTGAGCTCTAACTCCAGTGTTCTGAGATTAACGTTGTCCAactcaaaagaaaggaaatcaccTTTACCACATTCTATGCATCAGTCAAAGAGTTTGCCATTGTTCCAGCCCAAAACACTTGATCGTAACTTCAGGACCCTGGGTTCACCAGTGTGTCACTCAAAATTTCAGAACACCACTTCACTAAGTGACAAACACAAGGCCACAGATCTTCCCTCACCCCATCCCAAACCAAATATCTCAGGTCCATCATTATTAAGCTCCAAACACTGCATCAGGAACATAGCTGCTTTAACATTGGGCTCCAGGCTCCAGAGTAAAAGCAGTTTTGGTCTTTATGAAAAGACAGAACCAAATAAGGAAATTCAATGGACTTTAGGTTATATTCATCCCTGCATTATCAAAGGTGGAACGGTCCCTGATGATGTTGTAAATAAAATTGTCAATTCTCTCTCCAAGACCAGAATCCAGAGGGATCTCTGTAGGCAGATTCTCTTTcgaaggatgaggggaagggcaAATCCTCATCCTGGACCCCGCCTTTCATCAAGTTATATGGTTTGTTTAGCTTGTGCCTCCTGCATAAAATCTCAGTGTAACCATCTTACAGGAAGGAAAGACCCTCGTGCTGCAACACTATTTGTCAGCCCAGCACCTGAGGCCACTCCTGAGGGAGAAATAGAGGTGAAACTAGTTTTTATCCTCTCCCTACCAGAGACTTCTTTTTCATTCCCTGTGAAAGAAAATCAGCCTGATGAAGTCCCTGAAGAACACTTTGGAGGAATTGGGAAGATATCAAAATTTTTCCCTACATCTGAACCTGATATCACCAAGGAGGCTAATGTGAAGAAAACATGGCTGACAGTAGCCCCTGAAAACCAAGCTATAAGCCAACAGCCCCAGGCTATAGACTGGCTGCTCTATGTTAAGGAAAGTAGTAACCCTCAGTCGCAGTTCCTACTCCCCTCATCTTCTTCCTcatcgtcctcttcttcctcttcctcttccactaCACCCCCTTTACCTCCTCATCCTCTGAAAGAGTCTACCACATCTACCGTCTCAGGCTGTGTGTCCACTAAGGTACTTAGTTACCACCGGCTGCCTCCAGGGGTCTCCTGGCTTGAGTTTATATGTAGTAAAAATCACCAGCCACTTCCTGGAAAACCATGTCCAAGCCAATCACCATCTCCCCAAACAAGGCCTATGAGGAATAGCACCACAGTAAAAAGGAGAAAGGGGCCAAAGATACTGTTCAAAATGTTCCAGACAAAGGTTCAAAATGAGAGAAATCTTGattaa